A genomic region of Pseudomonadota bacterium contains the following coding sequences:
- the lptB gene encoding LPS export ABC transporter ATP-binding protein, with protein MSILRADTLSKTYKSRAVVDGCSVTVRQGETVGLLGPNGAGKTTCFYMMVGLVRCDSGTIWLDEQDITGMPMNRRAHLGIGYLPQEPSIFRQLSVRDNIMAILQLRKGLSRGDRRAELEQLLDELQVGHLAGQKGITLSGGERRRVEIARALAAAPRYMLLDEPFAGVDPISINEIQRIVNHLKARGIGVLVTDHNVQETLKICDSAYILSEGKVLAEGSPADVLANKQVRDVYLGQDFNL; from the coding sequence ATGTCGATTCTCCGCGCGGACACCCTGTCCAAAACGTACAAATCACGCGCCGTGGTCGACGGCTGTTCGGTCACCGTTCGCCAGGGTGAAACGGTCGGCCTGCTGGGCCCGAACGGCGCCGGCAAAACCACCTGCTTTTACATGATGGTGGGTCTGGTCCGCTGCGACTCGGGAACCATCTGGCTCGACGAACAGGACATCACGGGTATGCCCATGAACCGCCGAGCGCACCTCGGCATCGGCTACCTGCCCCAGGAACCGTCGATCTTTCGGCAGCTCAGCGTTCGGGACAACATCATGGCGATCCTGCAGCTGCGCAAGGGGCTCAGCCGAGGTGACCGCCGCGCTGAACTCGAACAGTTGCTCGACGAGCTTCAGGTTGGACACCTGGCGGGTCAGAAGGGCATTACGCTCTCCGGCGGCGAACGAAGGCGCGTTGAGATCGCCAGAGCACTGGCTGCCGCGCCGCGCTACATGCTGCTGGACGAGCCTTTTGCCGGTGTTGATCCGATCTCCATCAACGAAATCCAGCGCATCGTCAATCATCTGAAGGCGCGGGGTATCGGCGTGCTTGTTACCGATCACAATGTGCAGGAAACGCTCAAGATCTGCGATAGCGCCTACATTCTTAGCGAAGGCAAAGTGCTTGCCGAAGGGTCACCGGCTGACGTGTTGGCCAACAAGCAGGTGCGCGACGTTTATCTGGGTCAGGATTTCAACCTGTGA
- the lptA gene encoding lipopolysaccharide transport periplasmic protein LptA has product MKKRSVLLLCASLISAAAWARTEDRNQRAEFRAGRSTENAGVVEFSRGFELTQGSLTITSDSARVFRDDKGALVRIEIIGKETEPARWREELDDGSPLDGRAERIDYFLQDEKVTLIGQAQVRKAGDEMRAETINYDLNTQQLDAGGNSDKPVLFIYTPPQKPADG; this is encoded by the coding sequence ATGAAAAAGCGTTCTGTGCTTCTGCTCTGCGCCAGCCTGATCAGTGCTGCCGCCTGGGCTCGTACCGAGGATCGTAACCAGCGCGCAGAGTTCCGGGCTGGACGGTCGACGGAAAACGCGGGCGTCGTTGAGTTCAGCCGGGGCTTCGAGCTGACCCAGGGCAGTCTGACAATCACCAGCGACAGCGCCCGGGTGTTTCGCGACGACAAGGGGGCGCTGGTGCGCATCGAGATTATCGGCAAAGAGACCGAACCGGCGCGCTGGCGCGAAGAGCTGGACGACGGCAGTCCGCTCGACGGCCGGGCTGAGCGTATCGACTACTTCCTGCAGGACGAAAAGGTCACGCTCATCGGCCAGGCTCAAGTCCGTAAGGCCGGTGACGAGATGCGGGCTGAAACAATCAACTACGATCTGAATACACAGCAGCTCGATGCCGGTGGCAACAGCGACAAACCGGTGCTGTTTATCTACACCCCGCCGCAGAAGCCGGCGGACGGCTGA
- the lptC gene encoding LPS export ABC transporter periplasmic protein LptC — MQSRTRFVAAALGLTFTFWLASSLREPEEVETLPAARSDYLLEEFDLLVMDPSGRPSFRVQSPYLEKNQEDESVTITTPHLTLFEAGEVTWQMQSDSAWINREGDEIWLPGPVKLASEQAPLTIVNTSDVTVLPQENLASSEAAVEVIRADMRSEGVGFEVDLSRQQFDILSQVKGFYEPPS; from the coding sequence TTGCAGTCCCGTACCCGCTTTGTTGCTGCGGCCCTGGGGCTGACGTTCACGTTTTGGCTGGCGTCGAGCCTTCGCGAGCCCGAGGAAGTGGAGACTTTGCCCGCCGCGCGGTCGGATTATCTGCTGGAGGAATTTGATCTGCTGGTGATGGATCCAAGCGGCCGACCAAGCTTCCGCGTTCAGTCTCCCTATCTTGAAAAGAATCAAGAGGACGAGTCGGTCACGATCACCACGCCGCACCTGACGCTCTTTGAGGCTGGCGAGGTCACCTGGCAGATGCAGTCGGACAGCGCCTGGATCAACCGGGAGGGAGATGAAATCTGGCTGCCGGGGCCAGTTAAGCTGGCTTCGGAACAAGCGCCACTGACCATTGTCAACACCTCCGACGTCACCGTGCTGCCGCAGGAGAATCTCGCCAGTTCCGAGGCGGCCGTCGAAGTCATTCGCGCGGACATGCGGTCTGAGGGAGTGGGATTTGAAGTAGACCTGTCTCGCCAGCAGTTCGATATACTCAGCCAGGTCAAAGGCTTTTATGAACCACCGAGCTGA
- a CDS encoding HAD-IIIA family hydrolase, producing the protein MTAAVPEAVQRRATAVRLAVFDVDGVMTDGRLYYDEAGRELKAFFTQDGLGLKHLMRAGTLVGIITGRDNPIVNHRMAELGITRLVAGCDDKGPALAAMADDAGVELSETAYVGDDLIDVPALERAGLAISVPNAHASALAVAHWVTPRPGGSGAVRDVCDLIMPTGAAG; encoded by the coding sequence GTGACGGCCGCGGTGCCGGAGGCGGTTCAGCGCAGAGCGACCGCCGTGCGCCTCGCCGTGTTTGACGTCGATGGCGTCATGACCGACGGCCGCCTTTACTATGACGAAGCTGGCCGCGAGCTGAAGGCGTTCTTTACCCAGGATGGCCTCGGCCTCAAACACCTCATGCGCGCAGGAACGCTCGTCGGCATCATCACCGGCCGAGACAACCCGATCGTCAACCACCGCATGGCGGAGCTCGGTATCACCCGACTGGTGGCGGGCTGCGACGACAAGGGCCCGGCGCTCGCCGCCATGGCGGATGACGCTGGCGTCGAACTGTCCGAAACCGCGTATGTGGGTGATGACCTGATCGATGTGCCCGCCCTGGAGCGCGCCGGGCTGGCCATCTCGGTACCCAACGCCCACGCCAGCGCGCTGGCGGTTGCACACTGGGTGACGCCCCGTCCCGGCGGGAGTGGAGCGGTCCGGGACGTATGCGACCTCATCATGCCGACCGGCGCCGCCGGCTGA
- a CDS encoding KpsF/GutQ family sugar-phosphate isomerase: MARAVIRTEMTAVEALLDRIDEDFLAACQLMLSCQGRIVVMGMGKSGHVASKIAATLASTGSPAFFVHPGEASHGDLGMITTSDVALALSNSGETEELLTILPVIKRLDVPLIALTGNPSSTLGRNATRHVDVSVDQEACPLGLAPTSSTTAALVMGDALAISLLHARGFTQEDFARSHPGGQLGRRLLVHISDLMHVGDEIPRVPADTVLPAVVDEMTRKGFGMTAVVDEHDQLLGVFTDGDLRRTWDRGGDIRQVPVREVMTLQGITIEPSKLAVEGAQLMERHGISSLLVEEDGQLVGALNIHDLLRAGVV; encoded by the coding sequence ATGGCGCGGGCCGTCATTCGGACCGAGATGACCGCGGTCGAGGCGCTGCTCGATCGTATCGACGAAGACTTCCTCGCCGCGTGCCAGCTGATGCTGAGCTGTCAGGGCCGGATTGTTGTCATGGGCATGGGGAAGTCGGGCCACGTAGCCTCCAAGATTGCCGCGACCCTGGCCAGCACCGGTTCGCCCGCCTTTTTTGTTCATCCGGGCGAAGCCAGCCATGGCGACCTGGGCATGATCACGACCAGTGACGTTGCCCTCGCGTTATCCAACTCCGGTGAGACCGAAGAGCTCCTGACCATCTTGCCGGTGATCAAGCGCCTCGACGTCCCTCTGATTGCCCTGACCGGCAATCCGTCCTCCACGCTGGGGCGGAACGCCACTCGCCACGTGGACGTGAGCGTTGACCAGGAAGCCTGCCCGCTGGGCCTGGCACCGACATCGAGTACTACCGCTGCCCTGGTGATGGGTGACGCGCTAGCCATCTCGCTGCTGCACGCGCGTGGCTTCACGCAGGAAGACTTTGCGCGCTCCCATCCCGGCGGCCAGCTCGGCCGGCGCCTCCTGGTGCACATCAGTGATCTGATGCACGTCGGCGACGAGATTCCCAGAGTCCCCGCCGACACCGTGCTGCCGGCGGTCGTCGATGAAATGACCCGCAAGGGTTTTGGTATGACCGCCGTGGTCGACGAGCACGACCAGCTGCTCGGGGTCTTTACCGACGGTGACCTTCGTCGAACGTGGGATCGCGGGGGCGACATTCGCCAGGTCCCGGTCAGGGAGGTGATGACCCTTCAGGGCATCACCATCGAGCCCAGCAAGCTGGCCGTCGAGGGCGCGCAGCTGATGGAACGTCATGGCATCTCGAGCCTGCTGGTCGAAGAAGACGGCCAGCTCGTCGGCGCGTTGAACATTCACGACCTGCTGCGAGCCGGAGTCGTCTGA
- a CDS encoding calcium/sodium antiporter: MLLSLGLIAIGFVFLVWGADRFVAGAAATARNLGVSPLIIGLTVIGFGTSAPEMVVSGVAALRGNPGLAVGNAVGSNIANIALILGVAASIYPLQIHSDTLRREYPILLVVSVLALVLMLDQNLGRVDGAILLFGLLLMTTWMAAIGMQRSGPDPIAAEFATEIPSDMSTPVALGWLMLGMIVLPASSHILVLGATDIARIMGVSDVVIGLTVVAIGTSLPELAAAIASVLKREYELVIGNIIGSNMFNLLGVLGIAASIEPTAVDKTLLYRDYTIMLGLSLMLFLMAYGFRGPGRISRFSGAVLLAAFVAYQAMVFYTELNQ; this comes from the coding sequence ATGCTGCTTTCGCTAGGACTCATCGCCATCGGTTTTGTGTTCCTGGTATGGGGCGCAGATCGATTCGTGGCGGGGGCGGCAGCCACCGCGCGCAACCTGGGCGTGTCGCCGCTGATCATCGGCTTGACGGTCATCGGGTTTGGCACATCCGCCCCGGAAATGGTGGTATCCGGGGTTGCCGCGCTCCGCGGCAATCCGGGGCTGGCGGTCGGCAACGCAGTTGGATCCAACATTGCTAACATCGCCCTGATCCTTGGGGTGGCAGCCAGCATCTATCCGCTGCAGATTCACTCCGACACCCTGCGTCGCGAGTATCCGATCCTGCTGGTGGTGTCGGTACTCGCACTGGTCCTGATGCTGGATCAGAACCTGGGCCGTGTTGACGGCGCTATCCTGCTGTTCGGCCTGCTCCTGATGACCACCTGGATGGCCGCGATCGGCATGCAGCGCAGCGGGCCTGACCCGATCGCCGCCGAGTTTGCCACCGAAATCCCCTCAGACATGTCGACGCCCGTCGCGCTGGGCTGGCTGATGCTGGGCATGATCGTGCTGCCGGCGAGCTCCCACATTCTGGTCCTTGGCGCTACGGACATTGCCCGCATCATGGGCGTGTCGGATGTGGTGATCGGCCTGACGGTCGTGGCGATCGGCACCAGCCTGCCGGAACTTGCCGCCGCCATCGCCAGCGTCTTGAAGCGCGAGTACGAGCTGGTCATCGGCAATATCATCGGCTCTAACATGTTCAATCTGCTCGGCGTGCTGGGCATTGCGGCCAGCATCGAGCCGACCGCGGTTGACAAGACCCTCCTCTACCGCGACTACACCATCATGCTGGGTCTGTCGCTGATGCTGTTCTTAATGGCCTATGGCTTCAGGGGCCCGGGCCGAATCTCGCGTTTTTCCGGCGCAGTTCTGCTCGCAGCTTTTGTGGCTTACCAGGCGATGGTCTTTTACACTGAGCTGAATCAATAG
- a CDS encoding BolA/IbaG family iron-sulfur metabolism protein yields MDCEAIKQLIEQGLPDASVVVSGDDGVHFSATVVSPSFEGVATLKRHRLVYATLGERMGGEIHALALRTQTPGEAGQ; encoded by the coding sequence ATGGATTGCGAGGCCATCAAGCAACTGATTGAGCAGGGGCTACCCGACGCCAGTGTAGTGGTAAGCGGTGATGACGGCGTGCATTTTTCTGCAACGGTGGTATCACCCTCGTTCGAGGGCGTTGCGACCCTAAAGCGCCATCGCCTGGTCTACGCCACGCTGGGTGAACGGATGGGGGGCGAGATACACGCCCTGGCGCTGCGAACCCAAACGCCCGGAGAAGCCGGGCAGTGA